ACAAAACGTTTCTCCAATTCGCACGCAGTCTCACAGGGATCGTTGATCACTATCTTCTCTGCGCAGGCATTCAGGAGATTGTCGATATCGTCAATGCTGGCAATTATTATGAAGCCATGAAGAGAATTCGTGATCTCTATCCACTGGAAGCCAGCCTGATGAACGATGTTGTAGACAGGCGCGAACAACCGGAATTCTACAGAAAACAGAGGGTTGGCGCAGAAAGCCACCTCTAATTCGCTCCACTCAAGAGAAACAGAAAGCGCGTGCCTGGGGAGGCCCATTCCCCTGTTCAGGCATCTCGCATCTGCTCCGAACAAAAGGAACGGCGACCATGTCCGTATCAGCAGTAAACACTTCGACCAATGTGCAAAGCACGACTTCAACAACATCCAGCACAAGTGATGCAATGACGCTCGACTATGATGCTTTTCTGCAAATGATGGTAACGCAGATGCAGAATCAGGATCCGACAGATCCAACCGACATGGGAGAGCAAATGGCGCAGTTGGCCTCATTCTCAAACGTTGAGCAGAATATCCAGACCAACAGCAAACTGGATGAGGTGCTTTCCCAGCTCTATGTCAACCAGTCAACCAGTCTTGTTGGCAAAACCCTGTCTGCCACCCAGAATGGCGAAGACATCTCCGGCACAATTGAGACTGTTACAATTTGCACAGATGGCGTGGTCGCTACCCTTGATGACGGAAGCAACGTTCTCGTGGGCCCAGGGGTTACGGTATCCTGATGAATGAAGTTGACGCACTTGATCTGGTCCGGGAAGCTTTCTGGACCATCATCATTTCGGCCAGCCCTGCGGTAGGAGCTGCCATGGTGGTCGGGATCGCGATTGCGCTGTTTCAGGCGCTTACCCAGGTTCAGGAAATGACTCTGACCTTTATCCCGAAAATTCTGGTTATCTTTCTCATGTTGATTGCCAGCGGTACCTTCATCGGCACCCAGATAACAAGCTTCACGCAGATCGTCTATGATCGCATTGAGCATGGTTTTTGAGGGCACTTGCCTTTTCCAATCCGTGAAATGAAGGGGTATGCCCCCATGCTCACCTTCTTACATGCTTACATGCTTACATGCTTACATTCTAGCCATGAGCATTGTTCTGTAACGCCCTACGCTTTGCGCTGGGCGTACTGGCGCAGCCTATCTGGCGGTCGCCCTGCCTTTTAAGGCTTTTCCATTTTCACGATATTCTCCCTAAATACACCTGCCATCTCTGCCCCGTTCTGTGGCGAGTGGGAAGCCCTCTGCCGGATCGTCGAGTTTCACGGCTCGCCTTTATCAAACCTGTTTCTTGGGTTCCGCCATCTTGCTCGCATATCGGCTCATAACGGCCTTACAGAGCTGTTTTGTCGATAACAATCGAGACTTCATGGAAAGAGCGGGAAAGCGCGTCTGAAGGCGCTGGAGACGCTTCTGAGCATATTTGATCATGTCGTATTCCCTCTGGCGCAGAAAGTACCAATCGAGCCAAGCGATCGCAGATAAAACTAGGGGGAGACGCTTCTATGTCCCGGGTGGACCGGGAAAATCAATATATGCGCTGACTGTGGCCGTTCATGGCCACGATAACTGCAATAACCATCTGCAGGTGCGGTTTATTGATGGGTCATTTCGGTGCAAGCCAAGTGGGGCTTTACCATTCTCGTAATTATTTCAATTCCTGCCAATCTGGCAGGCAACAGGGTATTTGGCCGGCTTACTCAGGCTTGTTCTGAAAATACGTTGAACATGTAACCCAGATAACGCTTGGAATCGATCGGATCATATCCCAGACGCTGCTTCAGTTTCTTGCGCAGCTTGCTGATATGGCTCTCGACGACGGTTTCTTCGACATCTTCGTTGAGCAGCCCATAAACAGCATTATAGATCTGAGCGCGGCTGACACGGCGATCCTTGTTCTTGACCAGATATTCCAGAATACGACGTTCTCTTCTGGGCAGCTCAAGGGCTTCGCCACAAATCTCGGGGGAACGGCCATCGAAATAGACCCGAACATCACCTTCAACCTGCTGCATTTCATTTTGCTCCCCAGATCGTCTGCTAATCACGGCAGCTCTGACAAGTATTTCTTTTACATGGATGGGCTTGCTCACAACATCATCAAACCCTGCGGCAAACAAATCCAATGTCTGTTCGAGTGAGGTTCTGTCATTCAGGGCAATCAGGGGGGTTTTACGGCAGCGAGACCGGATAAGACCTGGATAGCGATGTCTCTCTTCACAATCGCCCAGAAGAAAAGCCTCTACAGAGTCAATGTCGGTGTCAGAAAGACTGGTGACCCAACTGCCGAATTCGTCTGGGACAATGCCGATCGAAGGAACTCCTTCGCGCTGGAATCCGGCGGTATAACCTTCTGAAACCAAATCTCGTTTTTCAATCAATACAATCATCGAAACACTCCATTCTTGGTATGTATAGAGGTATTGCAATGACCGCCGCGCGTCACTAGAAAACACACAGCTGCAGACATGTTTCAAAAAGCTCAGAAAAAGAAAGATAAATACTATTCGCTCGCTTTTAGTAGAATTATGCCTAAAAGTGTCAGTATTTTTCGGAAGGATTTTATTCAAGAGGCCTAATGCACTCGATTTAAAAGACTTTTATGCCCCACACTGACCACAATCAAGAGCTTGCACATCCCATTGGTTAACAAATATTTACGCATTTCTTACACACATCTCAATAGCATCATTGAAACAATAGCTTTTCAAATTTGATGCTTTGGATAAGTCCATTCAGTAGTAGCCCGTAGTACGAATGAACTGACAGTGTAAAAATTACCAATACCCCATTTCAACCAATATGCCCGCCCCGCTTTTCTGCAACAAGATCACGGTCAAACCAGAAGAACCTCCGGCGAAAACAGTAACAGAAGAAATCTTCCGACACACAAAATAACGCTCAAAAGCACCCCAACATTAACCTACACGCATTATATTTAGACAAAATCAGATACAAAAAAGGCCTCAGAGAGGTGCTCTGAGGCCTTTTAAAATCAGACCGGAGGATTATGTCCTGGATCCGTCACTGGACCACCAGCTCGGCCTGTAAGGCCCCCACAGACTTGATTGTCTGCAAGATCGAGATGACGCCTGATGGTTTGAGCCCAATGCGATTAAGTCCGCTGACGATGGTCTGCAAATCGGTTCCACCTATGATCGACAAGGCGCCGCCATTCTGCGAGACATCAATATTGGTTTCCGGTAATACAACAGTCTGCCCACTATCAGAGAAGGGTTCTGGCTGGCTCGCCATCGGATTTTCCGTAATCCGCACGACCATGCTGCCATAGGTAACGGCAACCGTTGAAATTTGGACGTGATTGCCAATCACGACAGTGCCTGTGCGCTCATCCACGACCACCTTTGCGGGCGTATCCGGCTGGATGACCAGACCTTCTATCTGAGCGATAAAGCGGGTTCCGCTGATGCTTCCCGGTTTCTGAAGTACGACCGAGCGGAAATCGCGTTCTCTGGCCAGCTTGACCCCATATCTTTCTCTGGAGAATGCGTTGATCGCATCGGCAATGCGAACCGCCGTATTGAAATCGGGATTTGAAAGCTGCAGGACAAAAGAGGGCAGATCAAGGAAATCATCGTCCAGCTCTCTTTCCACAATCGCCCCATTGGGAATCATGCCAGATGTTGCGATGCCTTCACTGAGGGATTGCGCATCACCTTGCTCTGAAAAGCCCGAAACGGCCAAGCCGCCTTGGGCAACGGCATAGACCTTGCCATCAGACCCCATCAGAGGTGTGGCAATCAATGTGCCCCCCGAAAGAGACGAGGCATCACCGAGCGACGAGACGGTTACGTCAATCCTTGATCCCTTTTTGACAAAGGCAGGAAAGTTGGCCGTCACGACAACAGCTGCGACATTCTTGGTGCGCAGGTTGGCGTCGCGAACATTCACGCCCATGCTATCAAGCATTGACTGGAGCGACTGCTCCGTAAAGGGAGAATTCCGCATGGTGTCGCCAGATCCCTTGAGCCCAACCACAAGGCCATAGCCAATCACCTGATTGTCTCTTATGCCTTCAAGGGATGTGACATCCTTGATGCGCACAGCGGCCGAAGCATTAAGCGAGAATAGCAGCGTCCAAAGAGCTGCCGAAAGAAGCCGAGTGAGAGTTTTCATATCATGGCCCTATTGAAATCGTTCCATTTTCTTCGACGCGCCCAATGACGATCAAGCCGGTATCAATGTTGCGGACCCTGATTGCCTCGCCGACCACGCCATCTTCCAATGGCTCTACATGTGCGATAATTTCCAGCCCTCGATCCTGAAAGATGAGCTGGGCCGGCTCGCCGCGCTTGACAACTTCGCGACGGCGAATATCGGAGCGGCCGATCGGCACGCCCATGGGCAATCGCCGAACGGCTTCCTTACCCAGAATATCGTGTATGTTTGGTACCACGGTGAAGCGATCAATGGACTTGGCCTTGAATTTGCGGCTTTCCAAAACCGAAAGCGTGATCACCTCACCGGGCATAATCGTTGTTCTGGGGACAGGCAGAGTGACGGATCGCGTCGTTGCATGGGCCAGATGGGCCCACGCAAATGTCAGCATCAACACGCCTCCCAGCAGCATTACCGAGCGATGCAAGCTTCCATTCATGGGTACCTCCTTACCGACAAGCGCAGTCATTAGCGTATACCTTGTGAAACCACCCCGGCCATATCGTCAGCGGCCTGAATAACCTTCGAGTTCATTTCGTAGCCGCGTTGCGCGGAGATGAGTGCCGTAATTTCCTTGACCGGATCAACGTTTGAATCTTCAAGATAGCCTTGGCGGATGGTGCCGAAACCATCGTCGCCAGCATTGCCTTCAATGGCTTCGCCTGATGCATCTGTTTCAGCAAACAGGTTGGCCCCCTTTGCCTCAAGGCCAGCATCATTGGCAAAGACTGCCAACTGCAGCTGACCGAGTAGCTGAGTTCCATCCTGACCATCAACAGTCACATAGACCTGACCGGTTTCATTGATCTCGACATCGGTTGTATCCTGCGGGATGGTTATTGCTGGCTGCACCGGATAGCCATCGGAGGTTACAAGCAAGCCGTCACCGTTGGTATTGAAAGAGCCTGCTCTGGTGTAGAGGGTATCCCCATCGGCATTGCTGACGGTGAACCAGCCCTTGCCATCGATGGCCAGATCAAAATTGTTGGAGGTGTTGTTTAGCGTACCCTGAGTGTGCAAATTGCGGATCGCTGCTGCGCGAACACCAAGCCCGAGTTGGGCCCCTTCCGGAATAGGCGCTTCGCCGGTCCGGTTCGGCACGCCCTGCACACGAACTGGCTGATAAAGCAGATCGGTAAATTCGGCGCGCGCCCGTTTGTAGCCGGTGGTGTTCATGTTGGCGATGTTGTTGGCAATCACTTCAACATTGAGCTGCTGTGCACTCATTCCGGTGGCAGCAATAGCAAGAGCTTTCATGGTTATAACCTCAGTTTGAAATCATCTAAAAAACAGGATCAAATCGCCATACGGCTGACTTCCTGATACGCAGCAACAACCTTGTCCCTGATGGCTATTGCGCTCTGCAGCGCCACCTCGGCGTTCATCACCGCATCAACAACATTCTGAACAGATTGCTTGCCCTGAATTCCGGCAATGGCGGCAGATTCACCATTCTTGACCGTATCAATGACGTTGCTGGTTACAGTGGAGAAATAGTCCCCGAAGGATTTTCCCGCTTCATCAACATCACCGGAGATATCGACCTGTGCGCCACCATTGCTGATGAAGCGCGTCTCGGACACGGTATTGAAATCGCTTCCACGGGTTGCGAGGCTGGATACTGCGTTCAAACTACCTAACATTGCTAGCTCCTAAGCAAATCGATGGTCCGCAGAACCATGCTGCGTGTCTGGGTTAAAACTTTGAGGTTGGCTTCATAGCTTCTGTTGGTCTCGCGCATGTCCGCCAGCTCAATCAGGCTATTCACATTGGGCAGTTTCACCTGACCATTCTCATCGGCGGCCGGATTGGAGGGGTCATATTCCACGGAAAACGGTGCATTGTCGGTGCCGATATTCTTGACCTTGACCAGAGAGGCGCCTGCGGCTCTATCCATTTCTTCAGCAAAGACAATGGTCTTGCGCCGATAAGGATCAGACCCCGGCGTGGCACCGGTCGACTGGGCGTTGGCAAGGTTTTCAGAAATGACGCGCATGCGCTCAGCCTGCGCGGATAATCCCGTTGACGAGATTTTGAATGTTGCGGAAAGAGGATCAAACATCACTGTGCCTTAGCTGCTATCAACATCATCCCGTGGATGGATTTGATTAGGTTTGTTGTCAAAGTATGATCTCGGGCAACTTCACCGGCTTTCATCATTTCCTGTTCCAGTGAAACCGAGTTACCGGAATAGGTGATGTCCCAGCTATCCTTCTTGTCGACATCAACACTGCGCGTGGCATCGTGCATGGCCGTCATATGACCGGCATGTGTGCTGGTCATGCGAACCGTGGCCTTGTCGAACAGAGAAGAGAAGTCTTCCACATCCTTGGCTCTGTAGCCGGGCGTGTTGGCATTGGCGACATTCTGGGCGATCGTGTTCTCACGAACCGAAAGCCAATTCTGATGTGCGCTGGCCAACTTCATCAAATAGACAGGTTCCATTTGGCTCTCCTTCAAATTCCGATTATCCAGTTTTAGCGGATCAACCTTGTCTGAAGCTGATGAAATCCATCTATCTTATTGATTTTATTTTATTTTCTATATTTTAAATCAAATTTTCAGCGAAGTTTTCGTTCCCCATAGAAACGTATTCGGCCAACGCGCCTGCGCACAAAAACGCCAGACACTGCAATAGCATCTGGCGTTGCGCCCTCTTGGGTTGTCACAAGAAAGCCGTGCTAGAAAAACGACCTGACAAGGCTTCCCACCAGGATGTTCCATCCATCAATGAGAACGAAAAATAACGCCTTGAAGGGCAGAGAAATTGCCGTGGGCGGCAGCATCATCATCCCCATGGACATGGTGATGGTCGCGACGATCAGATCAATGACCAGAAACGGTAACGCGATCAGAAAGCCCATCTCGAACCCTCGTCTCAGCTCTGAAATCATGAAAGACGGAATGAGAACACGCATTTCCACTTCGCTTGGGTTGGCAGCTCTGGTGGCATGAAGCTTCGCCACGGCCAGATCGGTAAACATTCCGATATCTTCATCGCGGACTTGAGAAAGCATGAAGGTGCGGAAGGGAGCCGCAACCTTTTCATATGCCTGATTTTCAGTGATCTCATTGTTAATGAGAGGCTGAACGCCATTTTTCCATGCCTGATCAAAGGTCGGGCCCATGACGTAGAATGTCATGAAAAGAGCCAGACTGACCATCACCATGTTGGAAGGCGTCGACTGCAATCCCAATCCGGATCTCAGAAAGGAAAAAGCAATGGTAAAGCGGATGAAGCTGGTTACCATGATCAGGATGCCAGGAGCCAGAGAGAGCACCGTGAGCAACGCGATCAGCTGGATCATGCGCCCTGAGGCAGAAGCCTCTCCTGCGGGGAGAAGACTGCTCAGATCGATGGATTGCGCCCAGGCCGGGTTGGCCAACAGCAAGAGAAAGGGGAAACCGTAGACTAGTCTTTTCACTGGATCACCATCGTCTCGAGAATGAATTCACGGATATTGCCATCGGCGCGAATTTTTGCGCGCTGGTTGAGGTCTTCCCTCAGATTCTGCAATCCGGTAGCCCCTTCCAGATCCGAGACCTTCAAGGTGCGAAGATAGGCGGAAATGTCGCTTTCGACCTGACTGGTCAAGACATCGGCCACCTCTTTGGCCTCCTGCTTGAAGACGATGCTCCCTTCTACACGCACAAAGGCTTTTTCCACGCCAGCCAAGTTGACGATAATCGGCTTGATCGCGACGATCTTGCTTGGGCTATCATAAAGCGCATGAGCGGGAGGATTATCCTTGGCCCGTTTTTCCTCCAAAACGATATGGCGGGTCTGATTGACCAACTGCATGCCGACAAATGAGCCAATGCCCGCAGCCAAAAGTGTCATGATAAGTATGGTGAGAGGCAGTCCCAGATCTGTTTTGCGCGATCTGGAAACTGTTGGTGCTTCCGGCATGACCACAATATTCGACATTTTGGTGGTGTATCCTTCAATCCATTGCAGGGTTTTATTTTCAGGCAGCCGATCCTGCTTGCTATCGTTTGCCATTTGTTCGAACGGTCACTTGGAGCCGCAGGCCATCTCTTTAGAATGGAATAACCCGGTCATAGACCTGTTGCCCCCATCCGGGCTGCTGCATCTCGCTGATCCGCCCGCGGCCACCATAGGAAATCCGGGCTTCGGCAATCTTGTCGTAAGTGATGACGTTGTTTGCTGCGATGTCACGAGGCCGGACGATGCCTTCCACATTCAGCACCCGGACTTCCGCATTGACCCGGACTTCCTGACTGCCTGAGATGATCAGATTATTGTTGGGCAGCACCTGCGTAACCACAGCAGCAATCTGAAGATCAATTTCTTCCTTGCGGTTGATGGCACCCTTGCCCTTGGTCGAGCTTTTGGAATCTGTGCCAATTTCCGCATCTCCGTCTTTGTTGAAGCCAAAGATATCGAGACCGAATCCAAAGCTCTGCTTCTCGGAACTGTCGCGGCTGCGATCGGAAGCATTATCAAGGCTGGCCTCATCCTTGATGTTGATGAGGACGGTCAGGACATCACCCACCCGCTTGGCGCGCGGCTCACGAAAGAACTGATTGCGATCTTCCGTCCAGATGGAGTGGTAACTGCGCGCTGTTGTTGGTTGATATCCAACGAGCATGGGATTGACGGTTTGCTGCCTCAAACCGTTGCCAACCGGTGTCAGCTCTGGTTCGGCTCCAATTTTATCGATGCTATTGGCACATCCTGCAAGCATGGCCAATCCGACCAGTGGCATCAGGCATTTCATAAATGGGAAAATCATTGTTCCTGATCTCCTGTCTTGACCTGTACCAACGAGGCCATTTCCTGCGTCAGATCCGATGCCTTGCCGGCGTCCATCTCATTGAGAATGGCGCTTACGAAACGCGGTTTCATTTTTGAAAGCAGTGCAATGGCAACCTGATCATCGATGCTGGCCAGTCGTTCGGCAGCCGCTTCTGGGCGCATGCGCTCGTAAACCGCGATGATGTGTTCCTTGGCTTCGTTGAGAGCCTTGTCCCGTTTTGAAATCCAGTCTTGCACATCGGCGCGGAGCCCTTCGAGTTCTGCCACACGCTCATCTATATCTTTCTGAAGGCGGATCAGATTGTGCAGTTGCCAGGCATAGCGTTGCTCTGAAGCGAGATTGGATATGTTGCTACAGTATCTGTCCGCATCAATCGTATCGACGGACTTCTCGCTTATTGCCGGTTTTTCTGCCTTCGGGGTCGGTGCTGCCTGTGCGCTGGCAACATAGGGCAGCCCTGAAAATAGAATCGCCATTAGCAGGGGCATCAGGCTTGCTCCAAAGAAGGAGCACTGAGAAAGCCATTTCTGTGGCAAGCCGTCTGGATTGGTCATTTATTCCTCGCTTTGATGCTTTCATCGCATGCGGAGCAGCACTTGCGACCAAAGTGCATGGGCAAACTTGCGTCAGGCTGATGCCATGTGCGAAAGGGGGCAGATTTTGACCATCAGTGAGAAAAACAGCGAAAATTCAGCTGTTTTCTCGGATCTGGTGCCACTGTCAGATTTGGATAAATGCTACCAAAATCGCATAAGTCGCAGTATTTGCGCGCCTTTCCACAAGCGATAGAATGAGACAAACACAGCGGGTGTGGCGAGATGCCCCATGGCAAGGCACTTGATTTTCAAATATGACTGCAAAATGCACTTTTGATTTTGTTTTAAAGTGCTTATAAACTTCGTCCACGATTCAAGAGAACTCGAACGACCCTCAATGATCCAGAAACCCACCCTGTTCAAACGCTTACGTAACCATCGGGCCCTATCTGTGCTCGCTCTGTTTGCTATGTGGATACAGGTTCTGGCTTTTTGTCTGCATTTGGTCTCCACGGCCAATGCTGCAGCTGGTGCGCAGGATCAGGGAGAGTTCTTTGGAATCATCTGCACAGCAAATGGTCTGGCAGCGGTTCCGTTCGATGGGCACGATAGTCCTGCGACCCTTGAAAAAGACTGCGCGATTTGTGCGATCTCCGCAATCAATGACCTCGGCATCGATGGTGATGCCCAGCCCTTTGATCGGCCTGTCCACGCGGTTTCAATGGTCTTCTGGCCAACGTCCCCATCCGACAGTACCCTGTCTCTTTCCCCTCGCGTCGGCACAAGCCGTGCGCCCCCTCTGCTTTAACTACCCTTCATTCCGTTCACTTAATTTCTGACCAATCGACCAAATTGCGGGATCCTGACTGCAACGGGACCAAACATCACCTGCAAATGGGTTGATACAGCATCAAAGAGAGCTGTCATGGAACCTATTTATGGCGATCTATTCGTCAATCTATCGCGTTGGCAATTTGCAGCCACTGCGCTTTATCACTTCCTGTTCGTTCCTCTGACACTGGGCATCACATGGATGCTCGTGATCATGGAAGCGGTCTATGTC
This window of the uncultured Cohaesibacter sp. genome carries:
- the flbT gene encoding flagellar biosynthesis repressor FlbT — translated: MKPMRLTFKSGERLYINGAVIRFPKKTTIELLNEAEFLLETHIIQADETTTPLRQLYFIAQMMFTSPSSTEDAHKTFLQFARSLTGIVDHYLLCAGIQEIVDIVNAGNYYEAMKRIRDLYPLEASLMNDVVDRREQPEFYRKQRVGAESHL
- the flgD gene encoding flagellar hook assembly protein FlgD is translated as MSVSAVNTSTNVQSTTSTTSSTSDAMTLDYDAFLQMMVTQMQNQDPTDPTDMGEQMAQLASFSNVEQNIQTNSKLDEVLSQLYVNQSTSLVGKTLSATQNGEDISGTIETVTICTDGVVATLDDGSNVLVGPGVTVS
- the fliQ gene encoding flagellar biosynthesis protein FliQ, yielding MNEVDALDLVREAFWTIIISASPAVGAAMVVGIAIALFQALTQVQEMTLTFIPKILVIFLMLIASGTFIGTQITSFTQIVYDRIEHGF
- a CDS encoding response regulator transcription factor yields the protein MIVLIEKRDLVSEGYTAGFQREGVPSIGIVPDEFGSWVTSLSDTDIDSVEAFLLGDCEERHRYPGLIRSRCRKTPLIALNDRTSLEQTLDLFAAGFDDVVSKPIHVKEILVRAAVISRRSGEQNEMQQVEGDVRVYFDGRSPEICGEALELPRRERRILEYLVKNKDRRVSRAQIYNAVYGLLNEDVEETVVESHISKLRKKLKQRLGYDPIDSKRYLGYMFNVFSEQA
- the flgI gene encoding flagellar basal body P-ring protein FlgI; protein product: MKTLTRLLSAALWTLLFSLNASAAVRIKDVTSLEGIRDNQVIGYGLVVGLKGSGDTMRNSPFTEQSLQSMLDSMGVNVRDANLRTKNVAAVVVTANFPAFVKKGSRIDVTVSSLGDASSLSGGTLIATPLMGSDGKVYAVAQGGLAVSGFSEQGDAQSLSEGIATSGMIPNGAIVERELDDDFLDLPSFVLQLSNPDFNTAVRIADAINAFSRERYGVKLARERDFRSVVLQKPGSISGTRFIAQIEGLVIQPDTPAKVVVDERTGTVVIGNHVQISTVAVTYGSMVVRITENPMASQPEPFSDSGQTVVLPETNIDVSQNGGALSIIGGTDLQTIVSGLNRIGLKPSGVISILQTIKSVGALQAELVVQ
- the flgA gene encoding flagellar basal body P-ring formation chaperone FlgA; this encodes MNGSLHRSVMLLGGVLMLTFAWAHLAHATTRSVTLPVPRTTIMPGEVITLSVLESRKFKAKSIDRFTVVPNIHDILGKEAVRRLPMGVPIGRSDIRRREVVKRGEPAQLIFQDRGLEIIAHVEPLEDGVVGEAIRVRNIDTGLIVIGRVEENGTISIGP
- the flgG gene encoding flagellar basal-body rod protein FlgG, which gives rise to MKALAIAATGMSAQQLNVEVIANNIANMNTTGYKRARAEFTDLLYQPVRVQGVPNRTGEAPIPEGAQLGLGVRAAAIRNLHTQGTLNNTSNNFDLAIDGKGWFTVSNADGDTLYTRAGSFNTNGDGLLVTSDGYPVQPAITIPQDTTDVEINETGQVYVTVDGQDGTQLLGQLQLAVFANDAGLEAKGANLFAETDASGEAIEGNAGDDGFGTIRQGYLEDSNVDPVKEITALISAQRGYEMNSKVIQAADDMAGVVSQGIR
- a CDS encoding flagellar hook-basal body complex protein FliE; amino-acid sequence: MLGSLNAVSSLATRGSDFNTVSETRFISNGGAQVDISGDVDEAGKSFGDYFSTVTSNVIDTVKNGESAAIAGIQGKQSVQNVVDAVMNAEVALQSAIAIRDKVVAAYQEVSRMAI
- the flgC gene encoding flagellar basal body rod protein FlgC: MFDPLSATFKISSTGLSAQAERMRVISENLANAQSTGATPGSDPYRRKTIVFAEEMDRAAGASLVKVKNIGTDNAPFSVEYDPSNPAADENGQVKLPNVNSLIELADMRETNRSYEANLKVLTQTRSMVLRTIDLLRS
- the flgB gene encoding flagellar basal body rod protein FlgB — translated: MEPVYLMKLASAHQNWLSVRENTIAQNVANANTPGYRAKDVEDFSSLFDKATVRMTSTHAGHMTAMHDATRSVDVDKKDSWDITYSGNSVSLEQEMMKAGEVARDHTLTTNLIKSIHGMMLIAAKAQ
- the fliP gene encoding flagellar type III secretion system pore protein FliP (The bacterial flagellar biogenesis protein FliP forms a type III secretion system (T3SS)-type pore required for flagellar assembly.), which codes for MKRLVYGFPFLLLLANPAWAQSIDLSSLLPAGEASASGRMIQLIALLTVLSLAPGILIMVTSFIRFTIAFSFLRSGLGLQSTPSNMVMVSLALFMTFYVMGPTFDQAWKNGVQPLINNEITENQAYEKVAAPFRTFMLSQVRDEDIGMFTDLAVAKLHATRAANPSEVEMRVLIPSFMISELRRGFEMGFLIALPFLVIDLIVATITMSMGMMMLPPTAISLPFKALFFVLIDGWNILVGSLVRSFF
- a CDS encoding flagellar basal body-associated FliL family protein encodes the protein MANDSKQDRLPENKTLQWIEGYTTKMSNIVVMPEAPTVSRSRKTDLGLPLTILIMTLLAAGIGSFVGMQLVNQTRHIVLEEKRAKDNPPAHALYDSPSKIVAIKPIIVNLAGVEKAFVRVEGSIVFKQEAKEVADVLTSQVESDISAYLRTLKVSDLEGATGLQNLREDLNQRAKIRADGNIREFILETMVIQ
- the flgH gene encoding flagellar basal body L-ring protein FlgH is translated as MKCLMPLVGLAMLAGCANSIDKIGAEPELTPVGNGLRQQTVNPMLVGYQPTTARSYHSIWTEDRNQFFREPRAKRVGDVLTVLINIKDEASLDNASDRSRDSSEKQSFGFGLDIFGFNKDGDAEIGTDSKSSTKGKGAINRKEEIDLQIAAVVTQVLPNNNLIISGSQEVRVNAEVRVLNVEGIVRPRDIAANNVITYDKIAEARISYGGRGRISEMQQPGWGQQVYDRVIPF
- a CDS encoding MotE family protein, which gives rise to MTNPDGLPQKWLSQCSFFGASLMPLLMAILFSGLPYVASAQAAPTPKAEKPAISEKSVDTIDADRYCSNISNLASEQRYAWQLHNLIRLQKDIDERVAELEGLRADVQDWISKRDKALNEAKEHIIAVYERMRPEAAAERLASIDDQVAIALLSKMKPRFVSAILNEMDAGKASDLTQEMASLVQVKTGDQEQ